One Lucilia cuprina isolate Lc7/37 chromosome 4, ASM2204524v1, whole genome shotgun sequence DNA segment encodes these proteins:
- the LOC111690669 gene encoding V-type proton ATPase subunit B codes for MALSASQAHKEHVLAVSRDFISQPRLTYKTVSGVNGPLVILDEVKFPKFAEIVQLRLADGTVRSGQVLEVSGSKAVVQVFEGTSGIDAKNTLCEFTGDILRTPVSEDMLGRVFNGSGKPIDKGPPILAEDFLDIQGQPINPWSRIYPEEMIQTGISAIDVMNSIARGQKIPIFSAAGLPHNEIAAQICRQAGLVKVPGKSVLDDHEDNFAIVFAAMGVNMETARFFKQDFEENGSMENVCLFLNLANDPTIERIITPRLALTAAEFLAYQCEKHVLVILTDMSSYAEALREVSAAREEVPGRRGFPGYMYTDLATIYERAGRVEGRNGSITQIPILTMPNDDITHPIPDLTGYITEGQIYVDRQLHNRQIYPPVNVLPSLSRLMKSAIGEGMTRKDHSDVSNQLYACYAIGKDVQAMKAVVGEEALTPDDLLYLEFLTKFEKNFISQGNYENRTVFESLDIGWQLLRIFPKEMLKRIPASILAEFYPRDSRH; via the exons ATGGCTCTTTCTGCATCCCAAGCTCACAAGGAGCATGTCCTAGCTGTTTCTCGGGATTTCATTTCCCAACCTAGATTGA ccTACAAAACCGTGTCCGGTGTAAACGGTCCCTTGGTCATTTTGGATGAAGTTAAATTCCCCAAATTCGCTGAAATCGTACAGTTGCGTTTGGCTGATGGTACTGTACGTTCTGGTCAAGTATTGGAAGTCAGTGGCTCCAAGGCTGTCGTCCAAGTCTTCGAAGGTACCTCTGGCATTGATGCCAAGAACACATTATGTGAATTCACCGGTGACATTTTGCGTACCCCCGTATCTGAGGATATGTTGGGTCGTGTCTTCAACGGCTCCGGCAAGCCCATCGACAAAGGTCCCCCAATTTTGGCTGAAGATTTCTTAGATATCCAAGGTCAACCCATCAACCCCTGGTCTCGTATCTACCCCGAGGAAATGATCCAAACTGGTATCTCAGCCATTGATGTAATGAACTCTATTGCTCGTGGTCAGAAGATTCCCATTTTCTCAGCTGCTGGTTTGCCCCACAATGAAATTGCTGCCCAAATTTGTCGTCAAGCTGGTTTGGTTAAG GTTCCCGGTAAATCTGTTTTGGATGATCATGAAGATAACTTCGCTATTGTATTCGCTGCTATGGGTGTTAACATGGAAACTGCCCGTTTCTTCAAACAAGATTTCGAAGAGAACGGTTCTATGGAAAATGTGTGCTTGTTCTTGAATTTGGCCAACGATCCCACCATTGAACGTATCATTACCCCACGTTTGGCTTTGACTGCTGCCGAATTCTTGGCCTACCAATGCGAGAAACACGTCTTGGTCATCTTAACCGATATGTCCTCCTATGCTGAAGCTTTGCGTGAAGTATCCGCTGCCCGTGAAGAAGTACCCGGTCGTCGTGGTTTCCCCGGTTATATGTACACTGATTTGGCCACCATTTACGAACGTGCCGGTCGTGTTGAAGGTCGTAACGGTTCCATCACACAAATTCCCATTCTTACTATGCCTAACGATGATATCACCCATCCAATTCCTGATTTGACTGGTTACATTACTGAGGGTCAAATTTACGTTGATCGTCAATTGCACAACAGACAAATCTATCCTCCAGTCAATGTGTTGCCCTCTTTGTCACGTTTGATGAAATCTGCCATCGGTGAGGGTATGACCCGTAAGGATCACTCTGATGTATCCAATCAATTGTATGCTTGTTATGCCATCGGTAAGGATGTACAAGCTATGAAGGCTGTCGTCGGTGAAGAAGCTTTGACTCCTGATGATTTGTTGTACTTGGAATTCTTGACCAAATTCGAAAAGAATTTCATCTCACAG GGTAACTACGAAAACCGTACTGTATTCGAATCTTTGGATATTGGTTGGCAATTGTTGCGTATCTTCCCCAAGGAAATGTTGAAACGTATTCCAGCTTCTATTTTGGCTGAATTCTATCCCAGAGATTCACgtcattaa
- the LOC111690652 gene encoding histone H1, early embryonic-like has translation MKSKEYKDISEDEDDDELEEEQSQDDADDNELEQEEVDEEDEGDEVDDDEDFVEEEENFSNNAAKSATPRQSLGGGNQKIVLQKPSQTTKKKPTTQKLVDEAIKELKEKRGSSIEAIKKYIMNKIPETDEKRLKIQVRRYIKNCLDDGTMMQIKRSFKFTNKHEAKNKQLEKEKLKAKKEKEKQKQKLAKEKKKQQKEKPKAEKTATKEKTNDKEKSKEKTKAGKRPKNEAVDTKAKPAKKPKLEKAEKSASTTGSKTSTEKSKPKNKLSRKSINLVVRPTPPRPKTMKKTKTTAAASKKKIDFPAPADKAPTASTSAAVKAAGRGKKK, from the exons atgaAATCTAAAGAATACAAGGATATTTCAgaagatgaagatgatgatgaattGGAAGAGg aaCAATCACAAGATGATGCCGACGACAATGAACTCGAACAGGAGGAAGTAGATGAAGAAGATGAGGGTGATGAAGTAGATGATGACGAAGACTTTGTTGAGGAAgaggaaaatttttctaataatgcGGCTAAAAGTGCCACACCGCGTCAGTCGTTGGGAGGAGGCAATCAGAAAATTGTGTTACAAAAGCCTAGTCAAACTACAAAGAAAAAACCCACTACACAGAAATTGGTAGATGAAGCCATAAAAGAACTGAAGGAGAAACGTGGTTCATCGATTGAGGccattaagaaatatataatgaATAAAATTCCCGAAACGGATGAAAAACGTTTGAAAATTCAAGTTCGTCGTTACATTAAAAATTGCTTGGATGATGGCACAATGATGCAGATAAAACGTTCCTTTAAATTTACCAATAAACATGAGgcgaaaaataaacaattagaaaaggaaaaactaaaagctaagaaggaaaaagaaaagcaaaaacagAAATTGGCTAAAGAAAAG aaaaaacagcaaaaagaaaaaccGAAAGCGGAAAAGACTGCcactaaagaaaaaacaaacgatAAGGAAAAATCTAAGGAAAAAACCAAAGCTGGCAAAAGACCTAAAAATGAAGCAGTGGATACTAAAGCTAAGCCAGCTAAGAAACCTAAATTAGAGAAAGCAGAAAAAAGTGCTTCGACTACTGGAAGTAAAACATCTACTGAGAAATCTAAGCCGAAAAATAAACTATCTCGTAAATCAATTAATTTGGTGGTAAGGCCAACACCACCTCGTCCTAAAACGATGAAAAAGACTAAAACAACTGCTGCAGcatctaaaaagaaaattgattttcCGGCACCAGCTGATAAAGCACCGACTGCAAGCACTAGCGCTGCAGTTAAGGCCGCTGGTCGGGGAAAGAAGAAGTAG